A region from the Lolium perenne isolate Kyuss_39 chromosome 4, Kyuss_2.0, whole genome shotgun sequence genome encodes:
- the LOC127294005 gene encoding F-box/FBD/LRR-repeat protein At1g13570, with amino-acid sequence MGALAKKIMGWFPCVRNGVASAAFGHDDDDDDDDEEDRISALPDDLLRIIISLLPVKDAARTATLASRWRHLWRSTPLLLNDKDLLPSEVTRVLADHPGPFSTVEIIRCRFASHERALAEWARLLASKGVQDLVLANGIDQLTVDDRVRPPVDILRCASLQRLFLGFCTFPDTAGLPRGADIFPHLHDLVMCMITISDWDLDYILACCPVLNQFAFGHNTLPNLLHLRGKKQLQCVTLWNSTAEEVAVVDAPLLERLFLLVEPCGCDGSTVMLKIASAPTLRVLGYLEPRFHRLQIGENVIKPGTMPSPATVVPGIKILAFKVNFGVLQEVEMLVTFLRCFPNIETLHIESLTEPTGRNHAEFWQEITTVECIKSHVKKMVVHEYRGDQSELEFLKFIFTSAQELRTLYALADDETFTTLAKTTDMTSKLGTLSLLAWRRDCKVMLLGPNSRNELTIQKASDLTVDDPFHW; translated from the exons ATGGGTGCCTTGGCCAAGAAAATCATGGGTTGGTTTCCCTGCGTTCGCAATGGCGTCGCAAGTGCTGCCTTCggccacgacgacgacgacgacgacgacgacgaggaggaccgcATCAGCGCCCTCCCCGACGACCTCCTCCGCATCATCATCTCGCTCCTCCCCGTCAAGGACGCCGCCCGAACCGCGACCTTGGCTTCCAGGTGGCGCCATCTATGGCGCTCGACCCCGCTCCTCCTCAACGACAAGGACCTACTTCCCTCTGAGGTCACCCGCGTCCTCGCCGACCACCCGGGGCCCTTCAGCACGGTAGAAATCATCCGCTGCAGGTTCGCTTCCCACGAGCGTGCGCTCGCGGAGTGGGCTCGCCTACTCGCCTCCAAGGGCGTCCAGGACCTCGTCCTCGCCAACGGCATCGACCAACTCACCGTGGACGACCGCGTCCGGCCCCCCGTGGACATCCTCCGCTGCGCCTCGCTCCAGCGACTCTTCCTTGGTTTCTGCACGTTCCCTGACACCGCCGGCCTTCCCCGCGGCGCCGACATCTTTCCCCACCTCCACGACCTCGTCATGTGCATGATCACCATCAGCGACTGGGATCTCGACTACATTCTCGCCTGCTGTCCGGTTCTGAACCAGTTCGCCTTCGGACACAATACCCTGCCCAATCTTCTCCACCTCCGCGGCAAAAAACAACTCCAGTGCGTCACCCTCTGGAATTCCACGGCGGAAGAGGTTGCCGTGGTGGACGCCCCGCTCCTGGAGCGGCTCTTCTTGCTGGTTGAGCCTTGTGGATGTGATGGGAGTACTGTGATGCTCAAGATTGCTTCTGCACCTACCCTGCGGGTGCTCGGCTACTTGGAGCCAAGATTTCACAGGTTGCAGATAGGTGAAAATGTGATCAAG CCTGGCACGATGCCGAGCCCAGCCACAGTGGTTCCAGGCATCAAAATATTGGCCTTTAAGGTCAATTTTGGTGTCCTGCAGGAGGTTGAGATGCTGGTGACCTTCCTCAGATGCTTTCCCAACATTGAAACACTGCACATCGAG TCTTTAACTGAACCCACCGGAAGGAACCATGCGGAGTTCTGGCAGGAGATCACTACAGTTGAATGCATCAAGTCACATGTCAAGAAGATGGTTGTCCATGAATATAGAGGGGATCAAAGCGAACTTGAATTCCTCAAGTTCATCTTCACAAGTGCGCAGGAGCTGCGGACTCTCTATGCTCTGGCAGATGATGAAACCTTCACTACGCTGGCCAAGACTACTGACATGACAAGCAAATTGGGTACTCTCTCACTTCTAGCATGGCGGCGTGACTGTAAGGTGATGCTGCTAGGCCCTAATTCTCGGAATGAGCTGACCATCCAGAAAGCATCTGATCTTACTGTCGACGACCCTTTTCACTGGTGA
- the LOC139839139 gene encoding uncharacterized protein, translating into MREVWNLPADNLLIHTGVEWLLQLLHQITEEQRVMTLMVLWRIWFAHNETTHDKALPSIEGSKRFLMSYLDSLLLIKQHPMADLEKGKMVISQAGFQPNKHMCRGEKKNKQKWMPPARGVLKLNVDGSYANDSAGAGIVIKDHDGTVILTACWQLQHCIDSTEAEIAAMELGIAQAMTVTTGRFMIESDCVEAITLIKEGTPNLTKYASRIQVELMDGLVCGSVISPRKWLVL; encoded by the exons ATGAGGGAGGTTTGGAATCTGCCAGCCGACAACCTACTGATCCATACGGGGGTGGAGTGGCTGCTTCAGTTGTTGCACCAAATCACCGAAGAACAGCGAGTGATGACACTGATGGTGCTCTGGAGAATCTGGTTTGCACATAATGAAACTACACATGACAAGGCTCTACCGTCGATTGAAGGCTCCAAACGATTCTTAATGAGCTACCTGGATTCACTCTTGCTAATTAAGCAACATCCCATGGCAGATTTAGAGAAGGGGAAGATGGTGATCTCACAGGCAGGGTTCCAGCCTAACAAACACATGTGTAGAGGAGAAAAGAAGAATAAGCAGAAGTGGATGCCTCCAGCGAGGGGTGTACTGAAACTCAATGTTGATGGCTCCTATGCCAATGATTCGGCTGGAGCAGGTATAGTAATCAAAGACCACGATGGAACTGTGATCCTCACTGCTTGTTGGCAGCTTCAACATTGCATAGACTCTACAGAGGCAGAGATAGCAGCAATGGAATTGGGTATTGCCCAGGCCATGACAGTTACCACTGGCAGGTTTATGATCGAGTCAGACTGCGTGGAAGCAATTACTTTGATCAAGGAAGGCACTCCGAACCTGACGAAGTATGCTTCAAGAATTCAA GTAGAACTCATGGATGGACTCGTGTGTGGCTCCGTCATTTCCCCCAGGAAGTGGCTGGTGCTTTAG